A genomic region of Elaeis guineensis isolate ETL-2024a chromosome 9, EG11, whole genome shotgun sequence contains the following coding sequences:
- the MADS2 gene encoding MADS-box protein 5 (The RefSeq protein has 2 substitutions compared to this genomic sequence) produces the protein MVRGKVELKRIENKINRQVTFAKRRNGLLKKAYELSVLCDAEVALIIFSNRGKLYEFCSSSSMMKTLERYQKCNYGAPETNIISRETQSSQQEYLKLKARAEALQRSQRNLLGEDLGPLSSKELEQLERQLDASLKQIRSTRTQYMLDQLADLQRKEQMLCEANKSLRRRLEESNQAGQQQVWDPTAHAVGYGRQPPQPQSDGFYQQIDSEPTLQIGYPPEQITIAAAPGPSVNTYMPGWLA, from the exons atggGGAGGGGAAGGGTGGAGCTGAAGAGAATCGAGAACAAGATCAATCGCCAGGTGACCTTCGCGAAGCGGCGGAATGGGCTCCTCAAGAAGGCCTACGAGCTCTCCGTGCTCTGCGACGCCGAGGTTGCTCTCATCATCTTCTCCAACCGCGGGAAGCTTTACGAGTTCTGCAGCAGCTCCAG TATGATGAAGACACTTGAAAGGTATCAAAAATGCAACTATGGTGCTCCGGAGACTAATATTATATCAAGAGAGACTCAG AGTAGTCAGCAGGAGTACTTGAAACTAAAAGCACGTGCTGAAGCCTTACAGAGATCGCAAAG AAATCTCCTCGGTGAGGACTTGGGCCCACTCAGCAGCAAGGAGCTTGAGCAGCTTGAGCGGCAACTTGATGCATCGTTAAAGCAAATCAGATCAACACGG ACCCAATACATGCTTGATCAGCTTGCAGATCTTCAACGAAAG GAACAAATGCTATGTGAGGCCAATAAAAGTCTAAGGCGAAGG TTGGAGGAAAGTAACCAGGCTGGTCAGCAGCAAGTTTGGGATCCCACTGCTCATGCAGTAGGCTATGGCCGGCAGCCACCTCAACCACAGAGCGATGGATTCTACCAACAGATAGATAGTGAACCTACTCTCCAAATCGG GTATCCTCCAGAACAAATAACAATCGCAGCAGCACCCGGGCCAAGTGTGAATACTTATATGCCAGGATGGCTTGCATAA